The DNA sequence ATGCTGTGAAGAAATGGTAAAGAATTTATCTAAAATTTCTAAAAGCAAAATTAATGTATCAATTACTGGTATTGCTGGACCAGGAGGAGGATCAAAATTAAAACCAGTTGGTCTTGTCTATATTGGGATTAAAACAGGAAAATATTTATTAATTTTAGAAAATAAATTTAAATCTAGGAACAGATCAATTATTCAAAAAAATACAGTAAAAGAGGCATTAAATAAAATTACAAAAATTATTTCTTAAAGATTTTCAGCTCTTTTTTGAAAAGCATCAGCTATTTTGTTTAAACCAAATTGAAATGATTTTTCCATTATTAAATTCAAAAACTTATTTTTAATTTCAAAATCAACATCAAATTGAACTTCTGTTAAATTATCTTTTTCTACAAATTTCCAATTATTTTCAAGATGTTTTAAGGGACCATCAATATTGGTTACATGAATAGAGTCGTTTTTTTTATCATATCTTACATCACTTTTATAAGTATCTACAAAAGGTCTTTTACCAATGGTCAGATCAGCAATTATTTTTTTTACATCTCTCTCGTCATTTGTTTCATAAACTTTTGAGTCTATACAAAATGGAATGAATTCAGGATACTTTTCAATATCTAAAACAAAATCAATTAATGTTTGTTTATCACGTGCAATGTGACGTGTAACTGATGCTTTGGGCATTAATTACTTTTTATTCTATTTTGTTGTAACTTAGCAAAATCTTCATCGGCATGATAAGAAGATCTTGTTAAAGGTGATGAGGAAACTAATAAAAATCCCTTAGCTTTTGCTACAGTTCCTAAATCATCAAATTCTTTTGGGGTATAATATCTATCTAATGGAAAATGTTTTGTTGATGGCTGCAAGTACTGGCCGATAGTTATAAAATCTACATCAGCTGCTCTTAAATCATCCATAACTTGCAATATTTCATCTCTTGTTTCTCCTAACCCAACCATAATTCCAGATTTAGTAAAAATATTTTTATCAATTTTCTTTGCATTTTTTAAAAGTTCTAAGGATGCAAAATATCTAGATCCTGGTCTTACTTTTAAATAAAGACTAGGAACAGTCTCAATATTATGATTGAAAACATCTGGTTTGGCATCAATAACTTTTTTATATGCGTCCCCTTTTCTTAAAAAGTCTGGTGTTAAAACTTCTATAGTTGTATGTGGGTTTGATTTTCTTGTTTGGTTGATCACATCATAAAAATGTTCAGATCCTCCATCATGAAGATCATCTCTATCAACTGAAGTTATTACAACATGTTTTAAATTTAATTTTTTTACAGCTTGTGAAATTTTGATCGGCTCTAATGGATCTAAATTTCCTGGAACACCAGTTTTAACATCACAGAAAGCACACGCTCTTGTGCATGTATCACCCATTATCATAAAAGTTGCGTGTCTCTTACTCCAGCACTCAGTAATATTTGGACAGTTTGCTTCCTGACAAACAGTTACTAAATTATTATTATTAACTATTGTTTTTGTTAAAAAAAATTCTTTGCTATTTGTAAGCTTTGATCTAATCCAATCTGGTTTTTTTTTAATTGGATTTATTGGCTTATTTTCTTTTTCGGGATGTCTACTTTTCATCTTTTTTAATTAAATAAATTGTTTCACCTTTTTTACCAAATAAAAATCTTTCTCTGATTAATATTTCCACATAATCTAAATCCAGATTTGTACTTAATAGAGAATTCTTATGATCAATATCCTCTATTTTATTAATTAATAATGCCTCTTCTTTTTTCAAGTCAGACAAAAGTTCTTTTTTTTCAAAATATGAAAAAAGCCCTCTTTCTCCAGAAACTAAATTAAAAATAAAATA is a window from the Candidatus Pelagibacter ubique HIMB140 genome containing:
- a CDS encoding CinA family protein translates to MYLKKLHKKLIDKKLTISVAESCTGGLLSNNLTKLANSSKYFQMGLIAYSNEAKTKILKVDRNIIKKYGAVSKECCEEMVKNLSKISKSKINVSITGIAGPGGGSKLKPVGLVYIGIKTGKYLLILENKFKSRNRSIIQKNTVKEALNKITKIIS
- a CDS encoding type II toxin-antitoxin system RatA family toxin; amino-acid sequence: MPKASVTRHIARDKQTLIDFVLDIEKYPEFIPFCIDSKVYETNDERDVKKIIADLTIGKRPFVDTYKSDVRYDKKNDSIHVTNIDGPLKHLENNWKFVEKDNLTEVQFDVDFEIKNKFLNLIMEKSFQFGLNKIADAFQKRAENL
- the lipA gene encoding lipoyl synthase translates to MKSRHPEKENKPINPIKKKPDWIRSKLTNSKEFFLTKTIVNNNNLVTVCQEANCPNITECWSKRHATFMIMGDTCTRACAFCDVKTGVPGNLDPLEPIKISQAVKKLNLKHVVITSVDRDDLHDGGSEHFYDVINQTRKSNPHTTIEVLTPDFLRKGDAYKKVIDAKPDVFNHNIETVPSLYLKVRPGSRYFASLELLKNAKKIDKNIFTKSGIMVGLGETRDEILQVMDDLRAADVDFITIGQYLQPSTKHFPLDRYYTPKEFDDLGTVAKAKGFLLVSSSPLTRSSYHADEDFAKLQQNRIKSN
- a CDS encoding FtsB family cell division protein is translated as MLRLIKRNYFLLTSIFLIFYFIFNLVSGERGLFSYFEKKELLSDLKKEEALLINKIEDIDHKNSLLSTNLDLDYVEILIRERFLFGKKGETIYLIKKDEK